One Vigna unguiculata cultivar IT97K-499-35 chromosome 7, ASM411807v1, whole genome shotgun sequence genomic region harbors:
- the LOC114191331 gene encoding putative pectinesterase 52 has protein sequence MELLTKEIILSIAVIVLSSSGICRAVDCGGPEISTTIVVDKSNTPPNFASIQAAIDSIPTSNSKWVKIQINAGTYKEMVNIPVDKPCIFIQGQGADVTTITYDDHSAVNTSATFSAFSNNVVASDITFLNSYGLETLENLIIHNISYGIRTPSVAARISGDKCAFYNCNFIGFQDTVWDELGRHYFKNCMIEGAVDFIFGDGQSYYQDCVLNATALGCITAQARNVSSDPSGFVFEGGSVIGSSNGDSLLGRGYRYCSRVIFYKMDLGSVVRPVGWDAWNAKDNVTCLFYSEIGCTGAGFSTSQRVPWEKNLTDTDFNNNFSLSVFINQDGWLTQLPQKK, from the exons ATGGAGTTACTTACCAAAGAGATCATTCTTTCTATTGCTGTCATTGTTCTTTCTTCTTCAGGAATTTGTAGAGCAGTGGATTGTGGTGGCCCTGAGATTTCAACCACAATCGTAGTTGATAAATCCAACACACCACCAAATTTCGCATCAATTCAAGCTGCCATTGATTCAATACCAACGAGCAACTCCAAATGGGTGAAAATTCAGATAAATGCTGGCACATACAA AGAGATGGTTAACATTCCAGTGGATAAGCCATGCATCTTTATCCAAGGCCAAGGTGCAGATGTTACAACCATTACATACGATGACCACTCCGCAGTAAATACTAGTGCCACATTCTCTGCCTTTTCAAACAACGTTGTTGCATCAGATATTACTTTTCTG aACTCGTACGGTTTGGAAACACTAGAGAATTTGATAATACATAACATAAGTTATGGAATAAGGACTCCATCGGTGGCTGCAAGAATATCTGGAGACAAATGTGCcttttataattgtaattttattggtTTTCAAGATACAGTTTGGGATGAATTAGGTCgtcattatttcaaaaattgcaTGATTGAAGGTGCCGTGGATTTCATATTCGGTGATGGACAATCCTACTACCAG GATTGTGTGTTGAACGCGACTGCCTTGGGTTGCATAACAGCACAAGCACGCAATGTAAGTAGTGATCCCTCTGGTTTTGTGTTTGAAGGAGGTTCTGTGATAGGTAGCAGTAATGGAGACTCGTTATTAGGAAGAGGGTATCGTTATTGCTCTAgggttatattttataaaatggacCTTGGTAGTGTGGTTCGGCCTGTAGGATGGGATGCTTGGAATGCCAAAGACAACGT GACTTGTCTTTTCTACTCTGAGATTGGATGTACAGGAGCAGGCTTTAGTACTTCTCAACGTGTTCCTTGGGAAAAGAATTTGACAGACACAGATTTTAACAACAATTTTTCTCTTTCGGTGTTCATCAATCAAGATGGTTGGCTCACACAATTACCACAAAAGAAATAG
- the LOC114189549 gene encoding solute carrier family 40 member 3, chloroplastic translates to MAIAAASLTFHFAKFPIRQTNSFSIRHRIPSGRGLNLYYPRVSHRFARFGSKCSLTDTDVHLDHVTTDEDEGLGRGVVEPLCPVPFVNLKTDILEPESLNLLAEATFVDTLLTTLPVLSEEEQHALSATPAHPVGLHAFYASCIAANVVEQLWNFAWPSAIALIHPSLLPVAVMGFFTKVTIIVGGPLVGRVMDHFPRMYAYNCLTVVQAAAQLLSAAMIIHAHSVRHTSLPSLLLRPWFFILVSAGAIERLCGVALGVANERDWVVLLAGVNRPIALAQANAVLNRIDLLCEIAGALLFGFLLSKFHPVICLKVASGLMMGLLPVTIIFTYLTNKLSTGVLDRPKPSQTCCRTFNEDSGTDANSIVFKGLEAMKLGWKEYLGQPVLPASLAWVLLYFNIVLTPGSLLTAFLTQRGLHPSIIGGFSGMCAVMGVAATFVSSTLVEQFGILKAGAVGLVFQALLLSMAVAVYLSGSISHQSPLLTFLFLIILSRLGHMSYDVVGAQILQTGIPSSKANLIGTTEIAVASLAESIMLGVAIIANDPSHFGCLALLSLLSVIGAAWMFCRWLLNPTDEQKNLFAVESNR, encoded by the exons ATGGCTATTGCTGCGGCCTCCCTCACTTTCCATTTTGCCAAATTCCCCATTcgtcaaactaattcattttcaATACGCCATCGTATCCCCTCTGGCCGAGGGTTGAATCTCTATTACCCCCGTGTCTCTCACAG ATTTGCGCGTTTTGGTTCCAAGTGTTCGCTGACAGATACTGATGTGCATTTGGATCATGTGACCACGGATGAGGATGAGGGTCTGGGAAGAGGGGTGGTTGAGCCTCTCTGTCCGGTGCCATTTGTTAATCTCAAAACTGATATTCTTGAGCCCGAGTCTTTGAACTTGCTGGCTGAAGCCACATTTGTAGATACTCTCTTGACAACATTGCCG GTTTTGTCCGAGGAGGAGCAACATGCCCTTTCTGCTACTCCAGCCCACCCGGTTGGGTTACACG CTTTCTATGCTAGTTGCATAGCTGCAAATGTAGTGGAGCAGCTTTGGAATTTTGCTTGGCCTTCTGCTATTGCCTTGATTCATCCAAGCCTTTTGCCGGTTGCTGTGATGGGTTTCTTCACCAAAGTGACTATAATTGTTGGTGGTCCCTTGGTTGGCAGAGTTATGGATCATTTTCCAAGAATGTATGCATATAATTGCTTAACAGTCGTTCAG GCAGCAGCTCAGTTATTATCCGCGGCAATGATTATTCACGCCCATTCTGTGCGACATACTTCGTTGCCTAGTCTGCTTCTGCGTCCTTGGTTTTTCATATTGGTTTCAGCTGGGGCTATTGAGAGGCTGTGTGGTGTAGCTTTGGGAGTTGCAAATGAGCGTGACTGGGTTGTGTTG CTGGCAGGAGTGAATAGGCCTATTGCACTTGCACAGGCAAATGCTGTTCTAAATCGAATTGATCTCCTGTGTGag ATAGCTGGGGCATTGCTTTTCGGATTCCTTCTTTCTAAATTTCATCCTGTAATCTGCTTAAAAGTTGCTTCTGGCTTAATGATGGGGCTTCTGCCAGTTACA ATTATTTTCACTTATTTAACCAACAAACTTTCTACCGGTGTTCTTGATAGACCAAAACCTTCACAAACCTGTTGCAGAACATTTAATGAAGACTCTGGAACAGATGCTAATAGTATAG TTTTCAAAGGTCTGGAAGCCATGAAGCTCGGCTGGAAGGAGTACCTGGGTCAACCTGTTCTTCCTGCAAGTCTTGCATGGGTGCTCCTCTACTTTAATATTGTTCTAACGCCAGGCAGTTTGTTGACAGCATTTTTAACACAGCGTG GCTTACATCCATCTATCATAGGAGGGTTCAGTGGAATGTGTGCTGTCATGGGTGTTGCTGCAACATTTGTGTCTTCAACTCTGGTCGAGCAATTTGGCATTTTAAAG GCTGGAGCAGTTGGGCTGGTATTTCAAGCTTTACTTCTCAGCATGGCTGTTGCTGTATACTTGAGTGGATCGATTTCTCATCAGAGTCCTCTTCTTACTTTCTTATTTCTGATT ATTTTGTCGCGGTTAGGACACATGTCATATGATGTTGTAGGGGCACAGATTCTCCAGACAGGAATCCCATCATCCAAAGCAAATCTCATTGGAACGACAGAGATTGCTGTTGCTAGTTTGGCGGAGTCCATAATGCTTGGTGTTGCAATAATTGCAAATGATCCTTCTCATTTTGGATGCTTGGCCTTGTTGTCTCTTCTATCTGTTATTGGTGCAGCATGGATGTTCTGTAGATGGCTGTTGAATCCAACAGATGAACAAAAGAACCTCTTTGCTGTTGAATCCAACAGATAA